A genomic window from Gossypium hirsutum isolate 1008001.06 chromosome D10, Gossypium_hirsutum_v2.1, whole genome shotgun sequence includes:
- the LOC107913939 gene encoding heat shock 70 kDa protein 14 has translation MSVVGFDFGNESCIVAVARQRGIDVVLNDESKRETPAIVCFGEKQRFIGTAGAASSTMNPKNSISQIKRLIGRQFSDPELQRDLKSLPFNVTEGPDGYPLIHARYLGEMRTFTPTQILGMVLLNLKSIAEKNLNAAVVDCCIGIPVYFTDLQRRAVLDAATIAGLHPLRLIHETTATALAYGIYKTDLPENDQLNVAFVDIGHASMQVCIAGFKKGQLTILAHSFDRSLGGRDFDEVLFQHFAAKFKEEYKIDVLQNARASIRLRTACEKLKKILSANPEAPLNIECLMDEKDVRGFIKREEFEQISAPILRRVKRPLEKALADAGLAVENVHMVEVVGSASRVPAMLKILTEFFGKEPRRTMNASECVARGCALECAILSPTFKVREFQVNESFPFPVSLSWKSSGPDSQAGGAEQQLVFPKGNPIPSIKAVTFHKSSTFTVDVQYSDVSDLQAPPKISTYTIGPFPTIRSERPKLKVKVRLNLHGIVSVESATLLEEEEVEVPVSKEPEKDNSKMETDEAPGGTAAPSANETDVNMQDAKGTADAAGADNGVAKSGDKPVKMETDTKVEALKKKVKKTNVPVAELVYGAMLPADVQKAVEKEFEMALQDRVMEETKDKKNAVEAYVYDMRNKLSDKYHDFVTAPEKEELTAKLQETEDWLYEDGEDETKGVYVAKLEELKKQGDPIEERYKEYMERGTVIDQLAYCINSYREAAMSNDPKFDHIELAEKQKVLNECVEAEAWLREKKQQQDQLPKYATPVLLSADVRKKAEALDRFCRPIMTKPKPTKPASPETRANPPPQGEGQSQGADANASPNHNNVPGENATAGSGKAAPASAEPMETDKSETASTTA, from the exons ATGAGCGTTGTTGGGTTTGATTTTGGCAATGAGAGCTGCATTGTTGCAGTTGCGAGGCAGAGAGGGATTGATGTCGTGCTTAATGATGAATCAAAGCGCGAAACTCCAGCTATTGTTTGCTTTGGGGAGAAGCAGAGATTTATTGGTACTGCAGGGGCAGCATCTTCTACAATGAACCCTAAAAACTCAATTTCTCAGATAAAACGGTTAATTGGCCGTCAGTTCTCAGATCCTGAGTTGCAAAGAGATCTCAAGTCATTGCCCTTCAATGTCACTGAGGGTCCTGATGGATATCCTTTGATTCATGCTCGGTACTTAGGTGAAATGAGAACTTTTACCCCAACCCAAATTTTGGGAATGGTTTTGTTGAATTTGAAAAGCATAGCTGAGAAGAATTTGAATGCAGCAGTAGTGGATTGCTGTATTGGAATTCCTGTGTACTTCACTGATCTTCAAAGAAGAGCAGTTTTAGATGCAGCCACAATTGCAGGCTTGCACCCTCTTCGCCTGATTCATGAAACTACTGCAACAGCATTGGCTTATGGTATTTATAAAACTGATTTACCTGAAAATGACCAATTAAATGTTGCCTTTGTTGATATTGGACATGCTAGCATGCAAGTCTGTATTGCTGGCTTCAAGAAAGGGCAACTCACGATCTTGGCTCATTCATTTGACCGCTCTTTGGGTGGTAGGGATTTTGATGAAGTTCTTTTTCAGCATTTTGCTGCAAAATTTAAAGAGGAATACAAGATTGATGTCCTCCAGAATGCAAGGGCTAGTATTAGGCTTCGGACAGCTTGTGAGAAGCTAAAGAAAATACTTAGTGCCAATCCTGAGGCCCCTTTGAATATTGAGTGCTTGATGGATGAGAAGGATGTTAGGGGTTTCATCAAGAGAGAGGAGTTCGAACAGATCAGTGCTCCAATTTTGCGACGTGTGAAGAGGCCACTTGAGAAGGCTCTTGCCGATGCTGGACTTGCAGTTGAAAATGTTCATATGGTTGAGGTTGTTGGCTCAGCCTCCCGGGTTCCTGCTATGTTGAAAATCCTCACAGAGTTCTTTGGTAAAGAGCCTAGGCGTACAATGAATGCTAGTGAATGTGTTGCAAGGGGTTGTGCTTTAGAATGTGCAATTCTCAGTCCCACATTCAAAGTTCGAGAGTTTCAG GTCAATGAGAGCTTCCCTTTCCCAGTCTCACTATCATGGAAAAGTTCTGGTCCAGATTCTCAGGCTGGAGGAGCAGAACAACAACTTGTCTTTCCAAAAGGAAATCCGATACCCAGTATCAAGGCTGTGACATTCCACAAGTCAAGTACTTTCACTGTTGATGTTCAATATTCTGATGTTAGTGATTTGCAGGCCCCTCCAAAGATCAGTACATACACG ATTGGGCCTTTTCCGACAATAAGAAGTGAACGGCCAAAATTGAAGGTCAAAGTTCGTCTGAATTTGCATGGGATTGTATCCGTTGAGTCAGCAACA CTCTTGGAAGAGGAAGAAGTTGAAGTTCCAGTTTCAAAAGAGCCTGAAAAAGACAATTCTAAGATGGAGACTGATGAAGCACCTGGTGGTACTGCAGCTCCCAGTGCCAATGAGACAGATGTCAACATGCAAGATGCTAAGGGTACAGCAGATGCAGCAGGGGCTGACAATGGTGTTGCCAAGTCGGGCGACAAGCCTGTGAAAATGGAGACTGATACTAAA GTTGAGGCTCTcaagaagaaggtgaagaaaacaaatGTACCAGTGGCAGAGCTAGTCTATGGTGCAATGTTGCCTGCAGATGTTCAAAAGGCAGTAGAGAAGGAGTTTGAAATGGCTTTGCAAGACAGGGTTATGGAAGAAACCAAGGATAAAAAGAATGCTGTTGAGGCCTATGTTTATGACATGAGGAATAAG CTTAGTGATAAATATCATGATTTTGTTACTGCTCCGGAGAAAGAAGAGCTTACTGCCAAGCTTCAGGAAACTGAGGATTGGCTATATGAAGATGGCGAGGATGAAACGAAGGGTGTTTATGTTGCCAAGCTTGAAGAGCTTAAGAAG CAAGGGGATCCTATTGAAGAACGTTACAAAGAGTATATGGAGAGGGGAACTGTCATTGATCAACTTGCTTACTGTATTAACAGTTACAGGGAGGCAGCAATGTCAAATGATCCCAAATTTGATCACATCGAACTTGCTGAAAAGCAAAAG GTCTTGAATGAGTGCGTAGAAGCTGAGGCCTGGTTGAGAGAGAAAAAGCAGCAGCAGGATCAACTTCCCAAGTATGCCACTCCAGTTCTCTTGTCAGCTGATGTGAGAAAGAAGGCTGAAGCACTAGATAG GTTTTGCAGGCCAATAATGACGAAACCTAAACCAACTAAGCCAGCCTCGCCTGAAACACGAGCTAACCCACCACCTCAGGGGGAGGGTCAGTCCCAAGGAGCGGATGCCAATGCAAGCCCTAACCACAACAATGTGCCTGGTGAAAATGCAACGGCAGGCAGTGGTAAGGCAGCTCCTGCTTCTGCAGAACCAATGGAAACTGACAAATCTGAAACTGCTTCGACTACTGCATAA
- the LOC107913936 gene encoding trihelix transcription factor ASIL2, with product MDDIEDDARYPPNPFGVSHQQGYGSSNRQKLPLRNIPSSRPIRNQYVDDDEDGEDEVEDLGEEEETLNRSNGVRYVGKGMDDDNEDDDDEDEDDDLLDDDDDDEDDYNEGGDDRKNVVANLGRHPKKRKLKSLVSSYEFAPRVPAPAVAAPSVLKSSYGGRNSLTDWTEHETLVLLDAWGDCFLQCGRKSLRTEEWQEVAEKVSEISKIERTETQCRNRLDTLKKKYKKEKAMLTEIGGTTSKWVYFKKMDMLMSTPPQQGRLSCGFDSGKYVFMNPRVYLNRANGLDEMRDSPANSEFADSEEDVSDGLPPKKRRFGRQSGEDSSVKLLADSIQKFSDIYEKIENSKRQQMLELEKMRMDFHRELEMQKRQIMERAQAEIAELQHGENEANDASGENASG from the coding sequence ATGGATGACATTGAGGATGATGCTAGATATCCTCCAAATCCTTTTGGTGTTAGCCATCAGCAGGGGTATGGTTCTTCAAATCGCCAAAAGCTTCCTCTAAGAAATATTCCGAGTTCTAGACCAATTAGGAATCAATATGTTGACGATGATGAAGATGGGGAGGACGAAGTGGAGGATTTGGGAGAAGAAGAGGAAACTCTTAACCGAAGTAATGGTGTCCGGTATGTAGGAAAAGGCATGGATGACGacaatgaagatgatgatgacgAGGACGAAGATGATGACTtgcttgatgatgatgatgatgacgagGATGATTATAATGAAGGTGGTGATGATCGAAAGAATGTTGTTGCCAACTTGGGGAGGCACCCAAAAAAGAGGAAATTGAAGAGTTTGGTGTCAAGTTATGAATTTGCTCCTCGAGTACCAGCACCAGCAGTTGCAGCTCCATCAGTGCTAAAGTCCTCATATGGTGGGAGGAATTCTCTTACGGATTGGACTGAGCATGAGACATTGGTTTTGCTAGATGCCTGGGGTGACTGCTTTTTGCAATGTGGGAGGAAGAGTCTGCGAACCGAGGAATGGCAAGAAGTTGCAGAGAAGGTTTCAGAGATTTCGAAGATTGAAAGGACTGAGACACAATGCAGGAATCGGTTGGATACATTGAAGAAGAAATATAAAAAGGAAAAGGCTATGCTGACAGAGATTGGTGGTACCACTAGCAAATGGGTTTATTTCAAGAAGATGGATATGCTGATGTCAACTCCTCCACAGCAGGGTCGTCTCTCTTGCGGATTTGACTCGGGTAAATACGTATTCATGAACCCTCGAGTTTATTTGAACCGAGCAAATGGTTTGGATGAAATGAGGGATAGTCCAGCCAATTCTGAATTCGCTGACAGTGAGGAGGATGTCTCAGATGGACTGCCACCTAAAAAGAGAAGATTTGGGAGGCAATCTGGCGAGGATTCTTCAGTCAAATTGCTTGCAGATTCTATCCAGAAATTCAGCGACATATATGAAAAAATTGAGAATAGTAAAAGGCAGCAGATGTTGGAATTGGAGAAGATGAGAATGGATTTTCACAGGGAGTTGGAAATGCAGAAGAGGCAGATCATGGAGAGAGCGCAGGCTGAAATTGCGGAACTACAGCATGGTGAGAATGAGGCGAATGATGCCTCCGGTGAGAATGCTAGTGGGTAA
- the LOC107913938 gene encoding protein SYS1 homolog, protein MFYGAVVWDPWLIVAQIVCLQCLYYLTLGVFLSFLVGIRVSRMSLVYFFDFASVTTSNVTGWYVIASFLLSSVAGAGYMLYLIERAKKCLDFSATLYIIHLFICIIYGGWPSSITWWVVNGTGVAVMALLGEYLCIRRELREIPITRYRSNV, encoded by the exons ATGTTCTATGGTGCGGTGGTATGGGATCCTTGGCTTATTGTAGCCCAAATTGTTTGCCTTCAATGTTTATACTACCTTACTCTTGGAGTTTTCTTGTCGTTTCTTGTTGGCATTCGCGTTTCTCGTATGAGTTTGGTCTATTTCTTTGACTTTGCATCGGTTACTACCTCTAACGTTACAGGCTGGTATGTCATTGCTTCCTTTCTGCTCAGCTCAGTTGCGGG CGCTGGGTATATGCTTTATTTGATTGAAAGGGCAAAGAAATGCTTAGATTTTTCAGCCACACTCTATATTATACATCTTTTTATATGCATCATATATGGAGGTTGGCCTTCCTCAATAACATGGTGGGTTGTGAATGGTACTGGAGTTGCAGTGATGGCTTTGCTAGGTGAATATTTATGCATTAGACGGGAACTCAGAGAGATTCCCATAACACGATATCGATCAA ATGTTTGA